A genome region from Primulina eburnea isolate SZY01 chromosome 9, ASM2296580v1, whole genome shotgun sequence includes the following:
- the LOC140840684 gene encoding uncharacterized protein — MPPKRKNIEGDDRTPDKTAKVVDEFSKLLKEQAKVHDEQIQQLLSMHTSSQGRGSGRGQSTTESSVEGAYDRFRRMNPPDFIGGPDPLVALEWIKSLETIFDYLKFTDQEKWNEFKDFFYAKYFSSEVKAKKVKEFLELRQDALSVTEYTLKFEEGCVFVPFIDENDKDKGEHFLRGLKPDIRRDVHMSKVVKYQDIVERALLAKHDEKDIEKERQLRRQAFQARGQGASANVRGGHKGKGKIEQCSKPSVPSFDTERQVCPKCGKPHKGECLVGSGRCFRCKEMGHTTLKCPLSSGKGKVQGRIFAMTKESVNPDSSVISGNILIYGKEEITLIDTGATHSFMSEVFMHSISVEPTVMPLHFNIVLPSGDEICVTNIIKACPIQVGNRLLFPDLIVIPVVAFDVIFGMDWLSAYRAVIDCVGKTVKFLADDHDSDVFVGLGSSMGIPIISFLQANKLLHKGCMGFLASVVDVRKESNFQLQDIDVVQDYPDVFSDDVPGLPPARDVEFVIDLISGTAPISKAPYRMAPTEMKELKTQLQELLDKGFIRPSSSPWGAPVLFVKKKDGSLRLCIDYRELNKIDLRSGYHQLKVKKEDIPKTAFRTRCRKAGLGAVLMQREKVIVYASRLLKDYKKNYPTHDLELAAVVFVLKIWRHYLYGEKCEIFTDHKSLSYLFSQKELNMWQRRWLELVKDYDCTISYHPGTIARLSALILHSTLFDRILKEQQLDAQLLELKRKSDLAGVSEFGSNRDGLMTFEKRYFLKLVQRHILYISVVPRCTKIFDVFTGGQVKIEHQRPAGLLQSLPIPQWKWKHITMDFFFGLPRTQKGFNSIWVIVDRLNKSSHFLSVKTTYYMNQYADAYIQEIVRLHGVPVSIVSDRDPRFTSEFCKSLHRALGTKLAFSSAYHPQSDGQSERGVMRFGKKGKLSPRYIGSFEVLDKIGDRAYCLALPRDLDRVHNVFHVSMLRKYLSNPSHVLLYNSLDLLPNLSYEEMPVQILDRKVKVLKNKEIGLVKVLWRNHVIEEATWEPKEEMKHRYPNLFDGKQISRTKFL; from the exons ATGCCTCCCAAGAGAAAGAATATTGAAGGGGATGATAGGACCCCTGATAAGACTGCAAAGGTGGTAGATGAATTCAGTAAGTTATTGAAGGAGCAAGCAAAGGTCCATGACGAACAAATTCAACAGCTATTGAGCATGCATACCTCGAGCCAGGGTCGTGGTAGTGGAAGAGGCCAAAGTACAACTGAAAGTTCTGTTGAGGGTGCTTATGATCGTTTCAGACGTATGAACCCTCCTGATTTTATTGGAGGCCCTGATCCCTTagtggctcttgaatggatcaAATCTTTGGAAACCATATTCGATTATTTGAAGTTCACTGACCAAGAAAAG TGGAACGAGTTTAAAGATTTTTTCTACGCCAAATATTTCTCGAGCGAAGTAAAAGCCAAGAAGGTGAAAGAATTTCTGGAATTGAGGCAGGATGCTTTGTCTGTTACTGAATATACGTTGAAGTTTGAGGAAGGATGTGTTTTTGTTCCTTTTATTGATGAGAACGATAAGGATAAAGGAGAACATTTCCTTCGGGGTTTGAAGCCAGATATTCGAAGAGATGTTCATATGTCCAAGGTGGTCAAATATCAAGATATCGTGGAGAGAGCCTTGCTAGCTAAGCATGATGAGAAAGATATAGAGAAAGAGAGGCAATTAAGAAGACAAGCTTTCCAAGCTAGAGGACAAGGAGCAAGTGCAAATGTTCGTGGTGGCCACAAAGGTAAGGGTAAGATAGAGCAGTGCTCTAAACCTTCTGTGCCTTCTTTTGATACTGAACGACAGGTATGTCCTAAGTGTGGAAAGCCACACAAGGGTGAGTGTTTGGTGGGTAGTGGACGATGTTTTAGATGCAAGGAGATGGGGCACACGACATTGAAATGTCCTCTCTCCTCAGGCAAAGGAAAAGTCCAAGGTAGAATTTTTGCTATGACGAAGGAAAGTGTTAatcctgattcttctgtgatatCAGGTAATATTTTAATCTACGGCAAAGAAGAAATTacattgattgacactggtgcaacccattcttttatgtctgaagtgTTTATGCATTCTATATCTGTTGAACCTACTGTTATGCCATTACACTTCAATATTGTGTTGCCCTCTGGGGATGAAATTTGCGTCACTAATATTATCAAGGCATGTCCCATACAAGTGGGTAATAGATTACTGTTTCCTGATCTTATTGTTATTCCAGTGGTTGCATTTGATGTTATTTttgggatggattggttatctGCGTATCGTGCGGTAATTGATTGCGTGGGCAAAACAGTGAAGTTTTTAGCTGATGACCATGATAGTGATGTGTTTGTGGGTCTAGGATCTTCGATGGGTATTCCTATTATTTCTTTCCTTCAAGCTAATAAGTTGTTGCACAAAGGTTGTATGGGTTTTCTAGCTTCAGTGGTTGATGTGCGAAAGGAAAGTAATTTTCAATTACAGGATATTGATGTGGTTCAGGATTATCCTGACGTGTTTTCTGATGATGTGCCTGGATTACCACCTGCTCGAGATGtggagtttgttattgatttaatttcagGTACAGCTCCAATTTCCAAGgctccatacagaatggctcctactgaaatgaaagaattgaagactCAATTGCAggagctattagataaaggttttattcgaCCTAGTTCCTCAccgtggggagctccagttttgttcgtaaagaagaaagatggatcattGCGATTATGCATTGACTACCGAGAACTCAACAAG attgaccTTCGGTCTGGTTACCATCAACTGAAGGTGAAAAAGGAGGACATACCAAAGACTGCATTTagaacgag ATGCCGCAAAGCAGGGTTAGGTGCCGTATTGATGCAGCGTGAGAAAGTGATAGTATATGCTTCTCGTCTGTTGAAGGACTAcaagaagaattaccctactcATGATTTGGAGTTGGCGGCTGTGGTTTTCGTCTTAAAGATTTGGCggcactatctttatggtgagAAATGTGAAATATTTACAGATCACAAAAGTTTGAGTTATTTGTTTTCGCAGAAGGAATTGAATATGTGGCAGCGGAGATGGTTGGAACTGGTTAAAGACTATGATTGcaccattagctatcatcctg GTACAATTGCTCGATTGTCTGCTCTAATTCTTCACTCAACTTTATTTGATCGAATTTTGAAGGAACAACAGTTGGATGCTCAGTTATTAGAGTTGAAGAGGAAAAGTGATCTGGCAGGAGTTTCTGAGTTTGGGTCGAATCGTGATGGGTTGATGACATTCGAAAAGAGGTACTTCTTGAAGCTCGTACAACGTCATATTCTGTACATCTCggtagtaccaagatgtaccaaGATCTTCGACgtctttactggtggccag gttaagattgagcaccaAAGACCGGCGGGATTGTTGCAATCTTTGCCTATACCGCAATGGAAGTGGAAGCACATAactatggattttttttttgggttaccAAGGACGCAGAAAggcttcaattctatttgggtgatCGTGGATCGATTGAACAAGTCATCACATTTTCTTTctgtcaagacgacgtattatATGAATCAATATGCCGATGCTTATATTCAGGAGATTGTGAGACTTCATGGGGTACCGGTGTCGAtagtttcagatcgtgatccaaggTTTACATCCGAGTTTTgtaagagtttgcacagagctttgGGCACGAAGTTAGCCTTTAGTAGtgcttaccatcctcaaagtgacggtcaatcagaaAGG GGAgttatgcgatttggcaagaaaggtaaGTTaagtcctcgatacattggatCGTTCGAGGTTCTTGATAAGATTGGAGACCGAGCCTATTGTCTTGCATTGCCACGGGACTTGGATCGAGTTCACAAcgtatttcatgtttctatgctaCGTAAGTACCTTTCTAATCCATCTCATGTCCTTCTGTACAACTCATTGGATCTTTTGCCTAACCTAAGCTACGAGGAAATGCCggttcaaattcttgatcgcaaagttaaagtgttgAAGAACAAGGAAATTGGccttgtcaaagttctttggaggaatcatgtGATTGAAGAGGCCACATGGGAACCGAAAGAGGAGATGAAACATCGTTATCCGAATTTATTTGACGGCAagcaaatttcgaggacaaaatttttataa
- the LOC140840407 gene encoding uncharacterized protein isoform X2: protein MNGRLAGILGKNQREVLPEYFRRELRRSMVGKPPTRAAVHGLKLPVSETIPKEELTSDLKRSIEEKDRKRREIEEAVDSHLKNWRVLYVEKIICSR from the exons ATGAATGGAAGACTCGCTGGAATTCTGGGGAAAAATCAAAGGGAAGTACTTCCCGAGTACTTTCGCCGGGAGCTGCGGCGAAGCATGGTCGGCAAACCACCAACCAGGGCAGCGGTGCATGGCTTAAAACTACCCGTCTCCGAGACTATACCC AAGGAGGAATTGACGAGTGATTTGAAGAGGAGTATAGAGGAGAAGGACAGGAAACGAAGGGAAATCGAAGAGGCTGTGGATTCCCATCTCAAGAATTGGCGTGTGTTGTATGTTGAAAAAATCATCTGTTCCCG